Proteins encoded within one genomic window of Chelatococcus sp. HY11:
- a CDS encoding CopD family protein, which translates to MIWLKSVHIAAIAIWGAVMICLPSLYVQRAHVANKASLHRLQAMVRFLYVAIASPSAFIAIGSGTVLIFLRRSFEPWFSLKLAFVGALVALHILNGLVIIRLFEAGNVYPVWRFMAVTVLTLLIVAAILVAVLAKPAIPDFLPHALTEPGALRRIVEGLSPFRK; encoded by the coding sequence ATGATCTGGTTGAAGTCTGTTCATATAGCGGCGATCGCGATCTGGGGGGCGGTGATGATCTGCCTGCCAAGCCTCTATGTTCAGCGTGCTCATGTCGCAAACAAGGCGTCGCTGCACAGATTGCAGGCCATGGTTCGCTTTCTTTACGTCGCCATCGCTTCGCCCAGCGCCTTCATCGCGATCGGCAGCGGTACGGTGCTGATCTTCCTACGTCGGTCATTCGAGCCGTGGTTTTCTCTGAAGCTCGCCTTCGTCGGCGCGCTTGTTGCCCTCCATATCCTCAACGGTCTCGTGATCATTCGCCTTTTTGAGGCCGGCAACGTCTATCCTGTCTGGCGATTCATGGCGGTCACAGTGCTGACGTTGCTTATCGTCGCCGCGATCCTTGTCGCAGTCCTGGCCAAACCCGCAATTCCGGATTTCTTGCCCCATGCCTTGACGGAGCCCGGTGCGCTACGCCGGATTGTCGAGGGCCTCAGTCCTTTTCGGAAATGA
- a CDS encoding DUF2231 domain-containing protein — MSETDPSAHNPVIREVAKEPVESAVAVAGHPLHAMSVHFPIAFVIATLGCDIVYWWSADPFWVRAGLWSAGLAFIAGVGAGLIGTAELLLVRGIRIRVASWTHAIAGMMLIAIAGMNWGLRLADEAAVLPHGLMLSLLASIFTGLAGWHGGKLVFDHGVGLIISEKD; from the coding sequence ATGAGCGAGACCGATCCCAGCGCCCATAACCCCGTCATCCGGGAAGTGGCGAAAGAACCTGTTGAATCCGCCGTGGCCGTCGCTGGCCATCCGCTTCACGCGATGAGCGTACATTTCCCTATCGCCTTCGTCATCGCGACGCTGGGCTGTGATATTGTGTACTGGTGGAGCGCTGATCCATTCTGGGTGCGTGCGGGTTTGTGGTCGGCGGGCCTCGCCTTCATTGCGGGTGTTGGCGCCGGCCTCATCGGCACCGCCGAACTGCTTCTCGTGCGTGGCATCCGCATCCGCGTGGCAAGTTGGACCCACGCCATCGCCGGCATGATGCTGATAGCGATCGCCGGAATGAACTGGGGCCTGCGCCTTGCCGACGAGGCCGCCGTGCTGCCGCATGGTCTGATGCTGTCGCTGCTGGCGAGCATCTTCACCGGGCTGGCAGGTTGGCATGGTGGCAAGCTGGTCTTCGATCACGGTGTCGGGCTCATCATTTCCGAAAAGGACTGA
- the coxB gene encoding cytochrome c oxidase subunit II, which yields MGAGIGLAHEQPRISGQSSRRARRFPPFAKLAPLICLSGCAGPFSTLEPEGPAARGAATLWWIMLGSGVAIFMAVWFVLVLALLRPGALRRFGTRRTILWGGLIVPTFILTALVVAALALGERLLALPREDMPPRIEVVARQWSWEFRYPDGTVGEGLLRMPAGQDVDFVVTSEDVIHSFWIPRLGGKIDAIPGHRNIIRLRADRPGVFGGICAEYCGIGHAIMPFTVEAYETRPNTPPGSAGNGS from the coding sequence ATGGGCGCTGGGATCGGTCTCGCTCATGAACAGCCTCGCATTTCAGGACAAAGCTCGCGGCGCGCGCGCAGGTTCCCACCTTTCGCCAAGCTTGCTCCGCTCATTTGTCTATCCGGCTGTGCCGGTCCGTTTTCCACGCTCGAGCCCGAGGGGCCCGCGGCGCGTGGCGCCGCGACGCTCTGGTGGATCATGCTGGGCTCGGGTGTGGCGATCTTCATGGCCGTTTGGTTCGTTCTCGTCTTGGCGTTGCTGCGGCCAGGCGCCTTGCGGCGTTTCGGGACACGGCGGACCATTCTTTGGGGCGGGCTCATTGTTCCCACGTTCATCCTCACGGCACTGGTGGTGGCCGCCCTGGCGCTGGGCGAGCGACTGCTCGCGCTTCCCCGGGAAGACATGCCGCCACGTATCGAGGTCGTCGCGCGCCAATGGTCGTGGGAGTTCCGCTATCCTGACGGGACGGTGGGCGAAGGCTTGTTGCGTATGCCGGCCGGCCAAGACGTGGATTTCGTGGTAACCAGCGAGGATGTGATCCATTCCTTCTGGATTCCAAGACTCGGCGGCAAGATCGACGCCATTCCCGGCCACAGGAACATAATTCGGCTGCGGGCCGACCGGCCTGGCGTGTTTGGGGGCATTTGCGCGGAATATTGCGGCATCGGTCACGCGATCATGCCCTTCACTGTCGAGGCCTATGAAACTCGGCCAAACACACCGCCGGGATCGGCAGGAAACGGATCATGA
- the ctaD gene encoding cytochrome c oxidase subunit I, producing the protein MKDVTARSNPLRLHRELAAIWDTPPGWARLSAVNHTVLGRRFIIAAFVFFAIGGLLAMLIRVQLATPAAAFVGPDLYRQFFTMHGTVMMFLFAIPMFEGFAIYLLPKILGARDLAFPRLSAYGFWCYIFGGSILICAMLAGVAPDSGWFMYTPLSSSVYTPGINADVWLLGITFVEISALSAAIEIIVSILKLRAPGMSLDRMPIMAWYLLITALMMLFGFPPLILGSILLELERAFDLPFFDPTRGGDPLLWQHLFWLFGHPEVYIIFLPAMGAVSMMIPTFARHELVGYRAIVVAVVAVAFLSFGLWVHHMFTVGIPHLALAFFSAASGLVAIPTAVQIFAWVATLAEGRRIRLDVPMLYLGGFLAIFVIGGLTGVMLAMVPFNWQAHDTHFVVAHLHYVLVGGFVFPMMAATYYWLPHFTGRMSDHRLSVPAFWLIFIGFNLTFFLMHLTGLRGMPRRLDAYPPDVGWNWLNLLSSVGGFIMAAGFALFVVDLIVQVRFGTGFRRNPWQARTAEWAMATPPPSYAFASLPQISDRADRLDPGRLGAELAGGRGYLGSTRNGWMETLGVDLGSGRIESVIVLPRQSYRPLISGLLTCGFVLCLLFKIYIASLVFFGLCIASLLAWSQGIGMRTDALDIPIGRGKDAPVHWQTAQPPSWWAMIFTIAAEATLFGSLLFGGLFLWLVAPNWPPPDAASIQAAPAFWAAAALVAGAVGGRLAVRRLGAAASPAMWLIFALSADLVAAFTFGWMASLISDPTRHAQGAFLFVLVVHSGLRVSLSAVFAAFGLWRWHAGYVSRVRSLDLRIGRAWHAYAAISGLIALAAGWLFSMPIEPMVQGP; encoded by the coding sequence ATGAAAGACGTGACAGCGCGATCCAATCCGCTTCGGCTGCACCGGGAGCTGGCGGCAATCTGGGACACGCCGCCGGGCTGGGCGCGCCTGTCGGCTGTCAACCACACGGTGCTGGGACGGCGCTTCATCATAGCGGCCTTCGTGTTCTTTGCCATCGGCGGACTGCTCGCGATGCTGATCCGCGTGCAGCTCGCAACCCCGGCGGCAGCTTTCGTGGGGCCGGACCTATACAGGCAATTTTTCACCATGCACGGCACGGTGATGATGTTCCTGTTCGCTATTCCGATGTTCGAGGGATTTGCAATCTACTTGTTGCCGAAGATTCTCGGAGCGCGCGATCTCGCCTTTCCGCGCCTGTCTGCTTATGGGTTCTGGTGCTATATATTCGGTGGCTCGATTCTGATCTGCGCGATGCTGGCAGGCGTGGCCCCCGACAGTGGCTGGTTTATGTATACGCCGCTGTCATCGTCGGTCTACACACCCGGCATCAACGCCGACGTTTGGCTCCTGGGCATCACCTTCGTCGAGATCTCGGCCCTATCGGCGGCAATCGAGATCATCGTCTCGATTTTGAAGTTGCGAGCACCGGGGATGAGCCTCGATCGTATGCCGATCATGGCTTGGTATCTCCTCATCACGGCGCTGATGATGCTGTTCGGGTTCCCACCGCTCATCCTTGGCTCGATCCTGCTCGAACTGGAGCGCGCCTTCGATCTGCCTTTCTTCGATCCCACGCGCGGCGGGGATCCGCTGCTGTGGCAACATCTCTTCTGGCTGTTCGGGCATCCCGAAGTCTACATCATCTTCCTGCCGGCGATGGGTGCGGTGTCGATGATGATTCCAACCTTTGCGCGCCATGAGCTGGTCGGCTACCGCGCCATCGTCGTCGCGGTGGTCGCGGTTGCTTTCTTGTCCTTCGGTCTCTGGGTTCACCACATGTTCACCGTGGGCATCCCGCATCTTGCGCTTGCCTTCTTTTCCGCCGCGAGCGGTCTGGTCGCGATACCAACGGCCGTGCAGATCTTTGCCTGGGTTGCGACGCTGGCGGAGGGGCGCAGGATCCGGCTAGACGTCCCGATGCTTTATCTCGGCGGCTTCCTGGCTATCTTCGTCATCGGCGGGCTTACCGGCGTTATGCTCGCGATGGTGCCATTCAACTGGCAGGCCCATGACACCCATTTCGTCGTCGCTCACCTCCATTATGTGCTGGTCGGCGGCTTCGTCTTTCCGATGATGGCCGCCACCTATTACTGGCTGCCGCATTTCACCGGCCGCATGAGTGACCACAGGCTATCGGTGCCAGCCTTTTGGCTGATCTTTATAGGCTTCAATCTCACCTTCTTTTTGATGCACCTGACAGGCCTCCGCGGTATGCCACGCCGGCTGGATGCCTACCCGCCCGATGTCGGCTGGAACTGGCTTAACCTGCTCTCCTCCGTTGGCGGCTTCATCATGGCGGCGGGCTTCGCGCTGTTCGTGGTCGACCTGATCGTACAGGTCCGATTCGGCACCGGGTTTCGCCGCAATCCCTGGCAGGCGAGAACGGCGGAATGGGCTATGGCTACTCCCCCGCCTTCCTATGCCTTCGCTTCGCTGCCGCAGATCAGCGACCGCGCCGACAGGCTCGATCCCGGTCGCCTCGGCGCCGAACTAGCCGGAGGCAGGGGTTATCTTGGCTCAACGCGCAATGGCTGGATGGAGACGCTGGGTGTCGACCTCGGCTCGGGACGCATCGAATCCGTCATAGTGTTGCCGAGGCAAAGCTACAGGCCGCTGATCAGTGGTCTGCTGACCTGCGGCTTCGTGCTGTGTCTTCTCTTCAAGATCTATATCGCTTCACTGGTTTTCTTCGGCTTATGCATTGCCTCCCTCCTGGCATGGTCCCAGGGCATCGGCATGAGAACCGATGCTTTGGATATCCCGATCGGGAGGGGCAAGGACGCGCCCGTCCATTGGCAAACGGCGCAGCCACCATCCTGGTGGGCCATGATTTTCACCATTGCAGCCGAGGCGACACTGTTTGGATCGCTCCTCTTTGGCGGGCTTTTCCTCTGGCTTGTTGCGCCCAATTGGCCGCCACCCGATGCGGCTTCGATCCAGGCTGCACCTGCGTTCTGGGCCGCGGCCGCGCTGGTCGCGGGCGCCGTCGGCGGGCGATTAGCCGTCCGACGCCTCGGCGCAGCGGCGTCGCCCGCGATGTGGCTTATCTTTGCCCTCTCGGCCGATCTTGTAGCAGCGTTTACCTTCGGTTGGATGGCCTCGCTCATCTCTGACCCGACCCGTCACGCACAGGGGGCCTTTCTTTTTGTCCTGGTCGTCCATTCCGGTCTGCGTGTCAGCCTGAGTGCGGTTTTCGCGGCATTCGGTCTTTGGCGATGGCACGCAGGATATGTTTCGCGCGTCCGTAGTCTCGATCTGAGGATCGGGCGTGCGTGGCACGCCTACGCCGCGATCTCCGGGCTTATCGCGCTGGCGGCCGGCTGGCTGTTCTCAATGCCCATTGAACCAATGGTGCAGGGTCCATGA
- the ugpC gene encoding sn-glycerol-3-phosphate ABC transporter ATP-binding protein UgpC has product MAQLSIRDIRKSYDRKQVLHGINLDFASREFIVIVGPSGCGKSTLLRMIAGLEDITSGEIAMDGKRLNDIEPAQRGCSMMFQNYALYPHMTVAQNIGYPLKIAGVSKPERAKRVLSAAKMLGLEDYLDRRPAQLSGGQRQRVAMGRAVVREPKVFLFDEPLSNLDAQLRVQMRIELRRLHKRLGATSILVTHDQTEAMTLADRLVVMKGGRVEQSGRPADIYADPATEFVAGFLGAPAMNILKARIIEPGKAGLDLSDLEAIDIPPAALPIGSAVKVGFRPESLRIAAIDQPGLSATVDLIEELGGTRIAYCRLGEAELAVVLPSTSTLAENVAVRLQIDPDAVLLFDVETGRRIRAEACVRREPALQD; this is encoded by the coding sequence ATGGCTCAGCTTTCGATCCGCGACATCCGCAAGTCCTACGATCGCAAACAAGTGCTGCACGGCATCAACCTCGACTTCGCGAGCCGCGAGTTCATTGTCATCGTCGGCCCGTCGGGATGTGGAAAATCCACGCTGCTGCGCATGATCGCGGGGCTCGAGGACATCACGTCCGGCGAGATCGCGATGGACGGCAAGCGCCTGAACGACATTGAACCAGCACAGCGCGGCTGTTCCATGATGTTCCAGAACTATGCGCTCTATCCCCACATGACGGTCGCGCAGAACATCGGCTATCCCCTGAAGATCGCGGGCGTGAGCAAACCGGAACGGGCGAAACGCGTGCTGTCGGCAGCGAAGATGCTGGGGCTCGAGGACTATCTCGACCGTCGCCCGGCCCAGTTGTCCGGCGGCCAGCGCCAGCGCGTCGCCATGGGCCGCGCGGTCGTGCGCGAGCCGAAGGTATTCCTTTTCGACGAGCCGCTCTCCAATCTCGATGCACAGTTGCGCGTCCAGATGCGGATCGAGCTGCGCCGCCTGCACAAGCGGCTCGGCGCGACGTCGATCCTCGTCACCCACGACCAGACCGAGGCGATGACGCTGGCTGACCGGCTCGTCGTGATGAAAGGCGGTCGTGTCGAGCAGAGCGGTCGCCCCGCGGATATCTATGCTGATCCCGCCACCGAATTCGTCGCCGGCTTCCTTGGCGCGCCTGCGATGAACATCTTGAAGGCCCGGATCATCGAGCCGGGCAAGGCTGGGCTGGACCTGAGCGACCTTGAGGCGATCGATATCCCGCCTGCCGCCTTGCCGATAGGCAGCGCGGTCAAGGTGGGTTTCAGGCCAGAGTCCTTACGAATCGCGGCTATCGACCAGCCAGGCTTGTCGGCGACCGTTGACCTCATCGAGGAACTCGGCGGTACGCGCATCGCGTACTGCCGCCTTGGCGAAGCCGAACTCGCCGTTGTTCTGCCGAGCACCAGCACGCTTGCCGAAAACGTCGCGGTGCGTCTGCAGATCGATCCCGACGCGGTCCTCCTCTTCGATGTCGAGACAGGCCGGAGGATACGGGCAGAGGCGTGTGTGAGACGAGAGCCCGCCTTGCAGGACTGA
- a CDS encoding tyrosine-protein phosphatase, whose protein sequence is MDNSPSRHIPLTGTFNIRDLGGYSTATGSSTLWRRLLRADSLHKLDQAGIAALLAEGLTTVVDLRHEHELIAAPSPFAAHAGVTYLNVDLLADLLPDAHGEYQEGRDVLLDLYIRVIDDRGAKLLQILDAIANAPDGAVLFHCAAGKDRTGIVAALLLSIAEVDRDAILDDYELTTLQMAAVMPDYERRAAERGQDLRNLHALLASRRETMAALLDHIDLRHGGIPAYLAAIALSPNATDKLRSRLLEREALRGE, encoded by the coding sequence ATGGACAATTCGCCTTCCCGACATATCCCGCTCACGGGCACATTCAACATCCGCGACCTCGGCGGATATTCCACGGCCACCGGCAGCAGCACCCTCTGGCGACGCCTGCTGCGCGCGGACTCGCTGCACAAGCTTGACCAGGCGGGCATCGCGGCGCTGCTGGCGGAAGGTCTCACGACAGTGGTCGACCTGCGCCATGAGCATGAGCTCATCGCCGCTCCGAGCCCCTTCGCCGCCCACGCCGGCGTCACCTATCTCAACGTTGATCTGCTGGCGGATCTTCTCCCGGATGCCCATGGCGAATATCAGGAGGGCCGCGATGTGCTGCTCGATCTCTACATTCGCGTCATAGACGATCGCGGCGCGAAGCTGCTGCAGATCCTCGATGCGATCGCCAACGCGCCGGACGGCGCGGTGCTCTTCCATTGCGCGGCCGGCAAGGACCGCACGGGCATCGTCGCGGCCCTGCTGCTGAGCATCGCCGAGGTCGACCGTGACGCCATTCTCGACGACTACGAACTGACGACGCTGCAAATGGCGGCCGTCATGCCGGACTACGAACGCCGCGCCGCCGAACGCGGCCAGGACCTTCGCAACCTTCACGCCTTGCTGGCAAGCCGCCGCGAGACGATGGCGGCGCTGCTGGACCACATCGACCTCAGACACGGCGGCATTCCCGCCTATCTCGCCGCGATCGCGCTCAGCCCGAATGCGACCGATAAACTGCGCAGCCGCCTGCTTGAGCGCGAAGCCTTGAGAGGGGAGTGA